The nucleotide sequence TTCTTGAAATATAGCTTAAACGGTCACCCATTATGGATTACAGGTTTTTGGAGATGTCTAAAGAAGAAATTAGTCCTGTCAGATCAGATTTACTAAAGCCTGAAGATATTTCATATCCAGAGCAAAACTCTTCTCAGTTATTTGTTTCATATCAGGAGGGTCCAATATCTCCCGCAGAACTTGAAGGTTACAACAAATTTGATCCTGAATTTGCTCAAGAATACTTAAGAGAAATTATTAGTGAAATACATCACCGGAGACAGATAGAAGTAGAGAGGCTCAAGCTAAGAAATACTGAATTGAGTCTTGAAAGTGGAGTAGTTAAAACCCAAGAACGAATCTTTTTCAGTAATCAAAGGCGTTTTATTCTCGGCTCGATTTTGGGTTCTGTGATTGCTCTCACTGCTGTTGGGTCTGCAACCTTTTTAGGGATTCAAGGGCGAAAAGAAGTTGCAATTGCAGTAGTGGGTTCTTTGGCCGGAACAGCCGTGATTATCTATGGTACGGATGCTTATAACAAAGGACGAAAAAAGGAACTTGACTCTGAGCTAAATAATTCTTCTGAAGATAGTAACGAAGATAGCTAAGATGTATCGCTGGTTATTCGCACCAAAAAGCTGAATTTTTCCGAGAGCGTGGCTAGAGTCAAAATAAGCTCACTGAACAGGAGAGTCAGCCCATGCGAATCAAACATTGGCAGGCCAGTGGTCAACCCCAGGCCCGGAGTCGGAAAACCCCCAAAGTTGTGCGGCGACAGAAACGGGCTTTGGCTCGACTCGCTCAAAAATTGCACCTTAGACCCAAAGGCTAGGGGCAACCCTAGGAACTTCCTCAAACATAGCCAGATGTCAGTTGTTGGCAGGCCCAATTACCAAAGATATTCTTTATTGATGGAGAAGATTTATGACTCCCATTCCCGCCTTATTAGCCCAAATCTGCCTGGGAAAACCCCAATCCCACCGCAACCTGACCCTTTACCCCTTGATTGCGAAAGATTATCCCGCCTTGGATTACCTCACCCTTGACCAGGCCCTAGGGGCCAAAACCGTCAAAATTACCGAAGTGTCCGCAGGGGGGGGTGTGCCCAAACTTTATTTTGTTAATGAAGGTGATACGGCAGTGCTGTTGTTAGATGGCGAGGAGTTAGTGGGGGCCAAGCAAAATCGGATTGTCAACCTGAGTATCCTGGCGGCGGGTCATAGCCAAATCAAAATCCCCGTTTCCTGTGTTGAACAAGGGCGGTGGCAGTATCGCTCGCGAGAATTTACAACCTCAGACCGGAGTTATTTTGCCAAAGGTCGGGCTAATAAAATGGATCGAGTCTCCACGTCTTTGAAACAACGGGGACAGCGGGATGGTCATCAGGGGGAAGTGTGGGCCGAAGTTAACGAGATGTCCTATGCGCTGGATGCTTTTAGTGACACGAGGGCCATGGCCGATATTTATGCACAGTCAGAAAGCCAATTACAGACCTACTTAGCAGCCTTTGGCACCGTCCTTAATCAGGTGGGGGCCATTTTTACGATTAACAATCAAATCATCGGACTGGAGTATTTGACTGCCCGCCCACCTTGGGCCCCTGTTCCCCAAACTGTTACGGAGCTATGCCATTGATGCCCTCAGTCAAGCCCAAGCTTCCCCGAATCCAGCTAACCCGGTCAATGTCATCGACTTTCTGACTAAGCTGGCTAGATCAACTGTGGAAAGTTTTCCGGCCCTGGGGGAAGGATTTGATCTACGCTTAACCAGTCCCACAACAGTTGGCAGTGTCCTGTTTGCCCGTGAACGGGTGATCCATTTGAGTGCCTTTCGGCGTATATCTGAAGCGAACCTATGACTCAGGCCTTGCCATTCAAACCCCTAATCTGTCACTGCCTAGTTGGCCCTCCCAGTAGTGGTAAGACGACGTTTGCCAAAATTTTAGAAACTCACTTAGGCGAACAGGGCCAACCCACTCAGATTGTCAGTGCGGATCAGATCCGCGAGCAGTTGTATGGGGATATGGCGATCCAAGGGGCCTGGTCAGACATAGAGCCGCAGTTATTAGACCAAATGGAACGGGCGATCTCAGTTGGGAAATCGGTTATTTACGATGCAACGAATGCCTATCGCTGGTGGCGGCAAAGTCTATTGAGCAAGCTGGCTAAATCGGGGGTGCAGTGGGTGGCCTGGCAATTAGTAACGCCTCTCAAGACTTGTTTAGCCTGGAATCAAGCCCGCGACCGTCATGTGCCAACCTTAGTGATTCAGGAATTTGCCCAGGCCTTAAAAAGTTTTCCAGTCCTCCCCGCCGAAGGGTTTACCGCCATTTTTACTATCAACCCCGCCCTAGGAACTTTAGAACAGATCCAGGCCAATCTTGCAAAATCCCTAGCCGCATTGCCCCTGAGCCAAAAAAACCGCAAAAATCGAACGCAAAATATCCTGCCCCACCGCTATTCTCGGCTTTTGGATTTTGATCGTCTCCTCCATTTGCTCTCCCTCATCATCCGTTATCCAGGCCTGGGGAATTTCCGAGCAGAGAATCCAGAAGAGCTTTTGCGCCTGCTGAAAGTGGATACATTGCCCCCTCTCCTCACGGGCCTGGATGAAATTGCGGCGGTGATGACGACTCAATATCATCAAATGTACGCAGATTTAGGGGCCTTGAAAACAGATCTAGCGTGGCTGGATAAAAATGGCTTTCTCAGTCAACAAATGGTGGATCAACCCCTGAGTCAGCCTCTCCCCGCCCCGTCTGACTGTATGGCCCATCGTTATAGTGATTGGTTGGGATTTAATCGGCTTTTAGCAACCCTTCGCTATATTCTCCATCATCCCTTAGAGCAAGAGGACTATCGTGAAGCGGATCAAGCCAAGAATATGGTGGATTGCTTAGCCGAGCGACTCTACGCAGCCAAGATTCTCCCCAGCCCAGAAAACACCACCTTACGGAAAGATATTCAACTCGTTTTTAATCCCTATCGCCTCCTCCCCGATAAGACCTTACGCAAGGGCTACTGCCTGGGTACTGGAATTTTGACGGAAGAAGACCTACTCCGAGTTTATGAATTAGCCGCCGAACAGGTCAAAGGCCTGAATGATGTTATGGCCCAGGCCACGGTAGAACGATTTCAAAAACGGTTGCAATGGGCCCAGTTTAATCTTGCCGATTATGAGCCGGTGCGGGTTATTGCCAGTGGCAGTATTGTGAGTCCCAAATTCTTAAGCTCTACCTCTTTAGCTTCAGTCACCGCTTTAACTGACTTGGAATCCTATATTCGCTCCGGCCAGAAGATTCGGATTGGCCGCCAACGGGGATCGGCAACATTTGACAGTTTTAAGGATTTCATACAGGAAGAAGATATTTGGCCCCTAGAAATCATCTTTCACAACATTGCTTGGTATTTAGGCTATGAATCGGCCGCTGGAGAGTCCCAAGGATTATTCAGGTATGACCGGTTAGATCGGCTTTATCAAGTTAAACAGTATAGCCAGGTTGCAACCCGTACTGCCAAACAACAGCAAGGGGCCCGCAATCAACTCCAAAAACTCCGCAGCCACAGTGCAGGTATTTTCCTGGGTGTGGATAAGCAGCAACAACAGGAATTTCTCAGCCTTAGCCCTGCCCAACGTCTGCAAAAGATGGCCACCCTAGAACTGCAATTTACGGAGGTGCTGTTTAAGTTTGTTAGTGAAGGAACCCAGCGATTCCCTTTTGAACAGTTAAAAATGACACCCCCACCCGGCCGGTCAATTCACCATCATTCTGACCTGAAGCAAATCTTCACCTTAGGTCGAGCCACAGATCTGACCCATCCCTACCGGATGAACGTCCTATTACCGGCCTGGTCGTTTGAAGATGTGACTCTCAAGGCCTGGGTTTTAGGATTTGGGCCGGGGGTTAAGGTCATCGCCCCAGATGCATTTCAGCAAAAAGTTATCCAAGAGGTTCACAAGACCCAACAGCTTTATAGTACTGCCAGCTAGGTAGGAGAGAGAGAGATGGGCCTGTCCTACAGCATGGATTGAGGTAAGGGGAGAGTAAAAAAGCCGCGGCTCACTGCGTTCAAGTTTGTCCGACGACAGTTAATACCACAATGCTCTACAGGTCTTACTTTTAGCTAAAGACTCTCCTGACCTTAATTTATGGCATTAGTCATTTAAGGCTCTTATTGGGACAAGTCAGGAAATGCTCTATGGGCAAGCTTTTTAAGATTTCTACTCTCTCAGAACAGTTTGTGTAACGCTATAGTCTGTCATCCCCGTCAAACCAGCTTTTAAGTCCTGACATAACTGCTTGACTGAGGCCAGAGCCACCTGTTTATCGGCCTGGGCTAGACGAGAGACAAAGGCACTGCCTACAATGGCTGCATCTGCCCCCCAATCCCGAACCTGGACGGCTTGGGCCGATTGGGAAATGCCAAAGCCGACCCCAATGGGTTTATCAGTAATATTTTTTAAGGTTGTTAACATGGTTCCCACCCGGTTTTGCATCTCAGCCCGCATGCCCGTGACCCCGGTGGTACTGACCAGATAAATGAACCCTTGGGAGCGTTGGGCAATGGCCGCCATCCGTTCTGGGGACGTGGTTGGGGCCACCAAAAGGGTTAATTCCAGGCCCAGGTCTGTGGTCAACCCTAACACCCCATCTGCTTCCTCAAGAGGCAAATCAGGAATCACCAGGCCCTGGACTCCCGCCGCCGCCACCCTCGTTAAAAAAGCTCGAATCCCTTGGTGATAGATGGGATTGAAATAGGTAAATAAAATCAAGGGGGCCTGGATTGTGGGGCGTAACTCCTTGATTAACCCTAAAACCTGCTCTAAGCGGATTCCTTTTTGTAGCGCTCTGGTGGCCGCCGCCTGAATGACGGGGCCGTCGGCCAGGGGATCCGCATAGGGAACCCCCAATTCAATCAGGTCAGCCCCATGTTGATCCAAAATCTCTAAGGCCGCCGCCGTTGTTTCTAAATCCGGGTCTCCGGCCGTAATAAACGGAATTAAGCCACAGGCCTGGCGCGCCCGTAAATTAGTAAAGCATTGGGAAACAGAAGTCATCAGAAATTAATGCACCATGCAAGAATAGGTCAATCAGCGTCACAGCCTAAAATCCACTATTCTTAATGGCAACTTAAGCTCTGACCGTTAAGCTAGGGTGTTCAAACTGACGCTTCCTAATTTTGTCATGAGACTGTTCCGCCGCCGCTGGGTTTCTCTCCTTGGTTTAGCGATTCTGACGGCCTTTGGCTTACTGCTCTGGTTTCAGCAATCGAGTCCGGCCCTATCCTTACAAATCCTCCATGCCTCAGATTTTGAAGCGGGAATTGCCGCCCTTGAGGATGCAGTTAATTTTTCATCCGTCTTAAATACCCTCAAAGCAGAAATGCCCAACAATACCCTGGTACTTTCTTCGGGAGACAATTTTATTATGGGGCCCTTTTTCTCCGCCAGTGGGGATCCACAACTGCGGGAGGTCTTGGGCCGGGAAGGGAATGGGCGCGGGGATATTGCGATTATGAACGCGTTGGGTATTCAAGCTGCGGCCTGGGGCAACCATGAATTTGATGAAGGAACCGGGCGGATTGCGGATTTATTCCGAGCCGATGAAAAGGGGTATCAGGGCGCAAGGTTTCCTTATCTCGCCACCAACCTCAACTTTGATCAGGATGACAACCTCAAAGACTTGCAAACCGCCGATGCTCAACGGGCAGACACGATCCCCCAGCGGATTGCCCATAGCACTATCGTCACCGTGGCCGGGCAGAAGATTGGCCTGGTCGGTGTGACAACCCCTCTGTTACCCGTCATTGCTTCTCCTGGGCCGGGTGTGGCGGTTCTTCCTCGACAACCGGAAGACATCCCCGGCCTGGCCGCAACTGTGCAACCTGTGATTGATCAACTCACCCGCCAAGGGATTAACAAAATTATTCTTCTCTC is from Synechococcus sp. PCC 6312 and encodes:
- a CDS encoding ARPP-1 family domain-containing protein; translated protein: MTPIPALLAQICLGKPQSHRNLTLYPLIAKDYPALDYLTLDQALGAKTVKITEVSAGGGVPKLYFVNEGDTAVLLLDGEELVGAKQNRIVNLSILAAGHSQIKIPVSCVEQGRWQYRSREFTTSDRSYFAKGRANKMDRVSTSLKQRGQRDGHQGEVWAEVNEMSYALDAFSDTRAMADIYAQSESQLQTYLAAFGTVLNQVGAIFTINNQIIGLEYLTARPPWAPVPQTVTELCH
- a CDS encoding ARPP-1 family domain-containing protein: MDALSQAQASPNPANPVNVIDFLTKLARSTVESFPALGEGFDLRLTSPTTVGSVLFARERVIHLSAFRRISEANL
- a CDS encoding AAA family ATPase, which produces MTQALPFKPLICHCLVGPPSSGKTTFAKILETHLGEQGQPTQIVSADQIREQLYGDMAIQGAWSDIEPQLLDQMERAISVGKSVIYDATNAYRWWRQSLLSKLAKSGVQWVAWQLVTPLKTCLAWNQARDRHVPTLVIQEFAQALKSFPVLPAEGFTAIFTINPALGTLEQIQANLAKSLAALPLSQKNRKNRTQNILPHRYSRLLDFDRLLHLLSLIIRYPGLGNFRAENPEELLRLLKVDTLPPLLTGLDEIAAVMTTQYHQMYADLGALKTDLAWLDKNGFLSQQMVDQPLSQPLPAPSDCMAHRYSDWLGFNRLLATLRYILHHPLEQEDYREADQAKNMVDCLAERLYAAKILPSPENTTLRKDIQLVFNPYRLLPDKTLRKGYCLGTGILTEEDLLRVYELAAEQVKGLNDVMAQATVERFQKRLQWAQFNLADYEPVRVIASGSIVSPKFLSSTSLASVTALTDLESYIRSGQKIRIGRQRGSATFDSFKDFIQEEDIWPLEIIFHNIAWYLGYESAAGESQGLFRYDRLDRLYQVKQYSQVATRTAKQQQGARNQLQKLRSHSAGIFLGVDKQQQQEFLSLSPAQRLQKMATLELQFTEVLFKFVSEGTQRFPFEQLKMTPPPGRSIHHHSDLKQIFTLGRATDLTHPYRMNVLLPAWSFEDVTLKAWVLGFGPGVKVIAPDAFQQKVIQEVHKTQQLYSTAS
- the trpA gene encoding tryptophan synthase subunit alpha, producing the protein MTSVSQCFTNLRARQACGLIPFITAGDPDLETTAAALEILDQHGADLIELGVPYADPLADGPVIQAAATRALQKGIRLEQVLGLIKELRPTIQAPLILFTYFNPIYHQGIRAFLTRVAAAGVQGLVIPDLPLEEADGVLGLTTDLGLELTLLVAPTTSPERMAAIAQRSQGFIYLVSTTGVTGMRAEMQNRVGTMLTTLKNITDKPIGVGFGISQSAQAVQVRDWGADAAIVGSAFVSRLAQADKQVALASVKQLCQDLKAGLTGMTDYSVTQTVLRE